One Coffea arabica cultivar ET-39 chromosome 5e, Coffea Arabica ET-39 HiFi, whole genome shotgun sequence DNA segment encodes these proteins:
- the LOC113687587 gene encoding protein DMP7-like, whose product MSAQNITANQAFATLEEQLQAPLLGDQPGLKPQKPPGQKAIRKTFKGTAHLANLLPTGSVLAFRILSPALTHEGRCQSIISKSLTLGLLGLCGISCFVLCFTDSIRDERGKVRYGMATFRGLWIIDGSITVSPEDAPKYRIKFIDFFHAFMSVLVFGAVAMFDQNVINCFYPSRSEEAQEFLTALPVFVGIVCSIIFVVFPTKRHGIGFPLSRA is encoded by the coding sequence atgagTGCACAAAATATTACAGCCAACCAAGCATTTGCCACGCTAGAAGAACAATTGCAAGCACCCCTCCTTGGAGATCAACCTGGTTTAAAACCTCAAAAACCACCTGGACAAAAGGCAATCAGGAAAACCTTCAAGGGAACAGCCCATTTGGCCAATCTTCTCCCCACAGGTTCAGTTCTTGCATTCCGGATTTTGTCACCAGCTTTGACTCATGAAGGAAGATGTCAATCCATCATCAGCAAATCCTTGACTTTAGGCCTTCTTGGCCTTTGTGGGATCTCCTGTTTCGTGCTTTGCTTCACAGATAGCATCAGGGATGAGCGAGGGAAAGTTCGGTATGGCATGGCGACATTTCGTGGATTGTGGATTATTGATGGTTCAATCACGGTTTCTCCCGAGGATGCTCCAAAATACAGGATAAAGTTCATTGATTTTTTTCATGCATTCATGTCAGTACTGGTTTTTGGTGCTGTGGCAATGTTTGATCAAAATGTGATTAACTGTTTCTATCCATCAAGATCAGAAGAAGCTCAGGAGTTTCTGACTGCACTGCCTGTTTTCGTTGGTATTGTTTGTAGTATAATATTCGTTGTATTCCCAACCAAGAGACATGGAATTGGCTTTCCCCTCTCTCGCGCTTGA